The Yoonia sp. SS1-5 genome contains a region encoding:
- a CDS encoding pitrilysin family protein, whose product MRRFLTILCLTFTATAAFAEIDIKEVTSPGGIDAWVVEEPSIPFVSIEIRFRGSASLDLPGKRGATNLMTGLIEEGSGDMTAQEFQTAREALAARFSFRAFDDTLSISARFLTENQDDALALLRQALTAPTFEQDALDRVRAQVISGIASDEKDPNDIANAAFDAAAFGDHPYGSSLNGTVDSVNALTTEDMFVAHRNALTRDRLFVSVVGDVTAAEVGPMLDDLLGALPATGPDLPPDVDFGLSGGVTVIDYDTPQSVALFGQKGLKRDDEDFFAAYILNQVLGAGGFESRLMNEVREKRGLTYGIRTFLVPKFHTEMLLGSVASSNATIAEAIEVTRAEWARMAENGLTAEELATAKTFLTGEYPLRFDGNSEIAEIMVGMQMIGLPPEYVVNRNDYVEAVTLDDVNRVAAALLQPDDLHFVVVGKPEGLDSTQ is encoded by the coding sequence ATGCGACGTTTTCTGACCATCCTTTGCCTGACATTCACCGCGACCGCGGCCTTTGCAGAAATCGACATCAAGGAAGTCACCTCGCCCGGTGGCATCGACGCCTGGGTCGTTGAGGAACCCAGTATCCCGTTTGTGTCCATCGAAATCCGTTTTCGCGGCAGCGCATCGCTTGATCTGCCGGGCAAACGGGGTGCGACGAACCTGATGACCGGTCTGATCGAGGAAGGATCCGGCGACATGACCGCGCAGGAATTCCAGACCGCGCGCGAGGCATTGGCCGCGCGGTTCAGCTTCCGCGCGTTTGATGATACTTTGTCGATCTCGGCACGGTTCCTGACCGAAAATCAGGACGATGCGCTTGCCCTGCTGCGCCAGGCGCTGACAGCGCCCACATTCGAGCAGGACGCGCTGGACCGGGTCCGCGCGCAGGTGATCAGCGGCATCGCAAGTGACGAAAAGGACCCCAATGACATTGCAAACGCGGCTTTTGACGCGGCCGCATTTGGCGATCACCCCTATGGCAGCAGCCTCAACGGGACAGTTGACAGTGTAAACGCGCTGACGACAGAGGATATGTTCGTCGCGCATCGCAACGCGCTAACCCGCGACAGGCTGTTCGTATCCGTCGTTGGCGATGTCACCGCCGCCGAGGTGGGGCCGATGCTTGATGATCTGCTGGGCGCGTTACCGGCAACGGGCCCGGACCTGCCACCCGATGTCGATTTCGGCCTGTCCGGTGGCGTGACCGTCATCGACTACGACACCCCCCAATCTGTGGCCCTGTTTGGGCAGAAAGGTCTGAAACGCGATGATGAAGACTTTTTCGCGGCCTACATCCTCAATCAGGTGCTTGGGGCCGGCGGGTTCGAGTCGCGGCTGATGAACGAAGTCCGCGAAAAGCGTGGCCTGACCTATGGCATCCGCACGTTTCTTGTCCCGAAATTTCATACAGAGATGCTTTTGGGCTCGGTCGCCTCCTCGAACGCCACAATTGCCGAGGCGATTGAGGTAACCCGGGCGGAATGGGCGCGCATGGCAGAGAATGGCCTGACAGCCGAGGAACTGGCGACGGCCAAGACTTTTCTGACCGGCGAATACCCGTTGCGATTTGACGGCAATAGCGAGATTGCAGAGATCATGGTTGGCATGCAGATGATCGGATTGCCGCCTGAATATGTGGTGAACCGGAATGATTATGTCGAGGCGGTCACCCTGGATGATGTGAACCGGGTTGCGGCCGCGCTTTTGCAGCCGGATGACCTTCATTTCGTTGTGGTCGGCAAACCCGAAGGGTTGGACAGCACACAATAA
- a CDS encoding NAD-dependent epimerase/dehydratase family protein produces the protein MRILIVGGTGFLGSATARAAVAGGHQVTVMTRSGRNVATSAQALIADRTSDVPDLRGQFDAVIDTCGYAPDMVARLLQATGPVRYVFVSSISVYDDMSVAQFDETATASAATQDDLDLAAAVEPALRCVADPYGASYGRLKRSCEIAAEEGSEGNCALIRLGLIVGPEDYTDRFTWWVRRCDQDGPLAVPGPPDRDIQLIDVNDAGAFLVRLAEQGQTGAFHLTGQPMTMQKMLETICAATGRAVDIQYKPLAVFTNAGMRHWTDLPFIVPDAPALAHMLNVSTTKAQQAGLWTRPLAQTVQAVLAWDRGQRDRDLKAGMSPAQEATV, from the coding sequence ATGCGGATACTCATTGTTGGCGGCACCGGGTTTCTGGGTAGCGCAACCGCGCGGGCCGCTGTGGCTGGCGGTCATCAGGTGACCGTGATGACGCGCAGCGGGCGGAATGTGGCCACCAGTGCGCAAGCCCTGATCGCAGACCGCACAAGCGATGTGCCGGACCTTAGGGGCCAATTCGATGCCGTGATCGACACCTGCGGCTATGCGCCTGATATGGTTGCCCGGCTGCTGCAAGCGACCGGACCGGTGCGATATGTCTTTGTCTCATCCATCTCGGTTTATGATGATATGTCGGTTGCGCAGTTTGACGAAACCGCAACGGCATCCGCCGCAACGCAGGATGATCTGGACCTCGCCGCAGCGGTTGAGCCTGCCTTGCGCTGCGTCGCTGATCCCTATGGGGCGTCCTACGGGCGGCTCAAACGGTCTTGCGAGATTGCGGCGGAGGAGGGGAGTGAGGGGAATTGTGCATTGATCCGTTTGGGGTTGATCGTCGGGCCAGAGGATTACACCGACCGATTTACCTGGTGGGTCAGGCGGTGTGATCAGGACGGGCCGCTTGCCGTGCCCGGCCCCCCGGATCGGGATATCCAATTGATCGACGTGAATGATGCCGGTGCGTTTCTGGTCCGGCTTGCCGAACAGGGGCAAACCGGCGCCTTTCACCTGACAGGCCAGCCGATGACCATGCAAAAGATGTTGGAAACCATCTGCGCTGCGACTGGCCGAGCGGTTGATATTCAATACAAGCCGCTTGCCGTCTTTACGAATGCCGGGATGCGGCATTGGACCGATCTGCCATTCATTGTGCCGGACGCACCGGCGCTGGCGCATATGCTGAATGTATCCACCACCAAGGCGCAACAGGCCGGGCTGTGGACCCGCCCGCTGGCACAAACCGTGCAGGCGGTGCTGGCGTGGGATCGTGGGCAGCGTGACAGGGACTTGAAGGCGGGCATGTCGCCCGCCCAAGAGGCCACAGTCTGA
- a CDS encoding pitrilysin family protein has product MKRLLAALAITFTPLSLWAEDVTTFTLDNGMEVVVIEDHRAPVVVHMVWYRVGSADEPVGASGVAHFLEHLLFKQTDILEAGEFSATVAANGGSDNAFTSYDYTAYFQRIAADRLELMMQMESNRMNNLAITADDIETERNVVLEERNQRTENNPNALAREQFRAALYQNHRYGVPIIGWKHEMEQLALEDALDFYDLYYSPNNAILVVAGDVEPDDVKALAEKYYGPIPAEPQLPERVRPEEPPQRAERRITYVDPRVSNPYVTRSYLAPERDPGAQEDAAALVYLAELLGGSPFTSDLGRALQFDTQTAVYTNASYDGSSLDDTSFSVAVVPAAGVSLSAAEAAMDQVIADFIANPIDPTRLESIRMQLRASEVYALDNVQGLARRYGTALTQSLTVEDVQAWPDILQAVTEDDIKAVARKVFNRDQSVTGWVVATQEDAS; this is encoded by the coding sequence ATGAAACGACTTCTTGCCGCGCTGGCCATTACGTTTACCCCCCTGAGCCTCTGGGCCGAGGATGTCACGACCTTCACCCTTGATAACGGGATGGAAGTTGTGGTGATCGAGGATCATCGCGCACCCGTCGTGGTGCATATGGTGTGGTATCGGGTGGGATCCGCGGATGAACCGGTTGGCGCCTCCGGCGTGGCGCATTTTCTGGAACATCTGTTGTTCAAACAAACCGACATTCTGGAGGCGGGCGAGTTTTCGGCCACGGTCGCGGCCAATGGCGGCAGCGACAACGCCTTCACCAGCTACGACTACACCGCGTATTTCCAGCGCATCGCCGCAGACCGGCTTGAACTGATGATGCAGATGGAAAGCAACCGGATGAACAATCTGGCGATTACGGCCGATGATATCGAAACCGAACGCAACGTGGTTCTGGAAGAACGCAACCAACGCACTGAAAACAACCCAAACGCACTGGCCCGCGAACAATTCCGCGCGGCGCTTTATCAAAACCACCGCTACGGCGTCCCCATCATCGGATGGAAGCATGAAATGGAGCAGCTGGCGCTAGAGGACGCGCTGGACTTTTACGATCTCTATTATTCGCCAAACAATGCGATCCTTGTGGTTGCGGGCGATGTCGAACCCGACGACGTCAAAGCACTTGCCGAAAAATATTACGGCCCAATCCCGGCAGAACCACAATTGCCCGAGCGCGTGCGCCCCGAAGAACCGCCGCAACGGGCCGAACGTCGGATCACATATGTCGACCCGCGGGTCAGCAACCCCTATGTCACGCGCAGCTATCTGGCACCCGAACGGGACCCCGGCGCGCAGGAAGACGCCGCAGCGCTGGTTTATCTGGCAGAGTTGCTGGGTGGGTCACCCTTTACCTCTGATCTGGGGCGGGCCTTGCAGTTCGACACGCAGACGGCTGTCTATACAAACGCCTCCTATGATGGCAGTTCGCTTGATGACACGTCCTTTTCGGTTGCCGTTGTACCTGCTGCGGGGGTCTCCCTATCCGCGGCCGAGGCGGCAATGGATCAGGTCATCGCCGACTTTATTGCAAACCCTATTGATCCGACCCGGTTGGAATCAATCCGGATGCAGTTGCGCGCCTCCGAGGTTTACGCGCTGGACAATGTGCAGGGTCTGGCGCGGCGCTATGGCACCGCATTGACGCAAAGCCTGACAGTCGAAGACGTGCAGGCCTGGCCGGATATCCTGCAGGCGGTCACCGAAGACGACATCAAGGCCGTTGCGCGCAAAGTATTCAACCGTGACCAGTCGGTAACCGGCTGGGTTGTCGCCACGCAGGAGGACGCATCATGA
- the lspA gene encoding signal peptidase II, giving the protein MRLTFWTAFWVFMLDQITKYYVVHWLGLINDADGRIEVLPPFLEFRMAWNRGVNFGLFSDFDMRWVLIGVAFAITLGVLWWLQRTGGTKWVYIAAGFLVGGAMGNVIDRLLYGAVADFLNMSCCGINNPYAFNVADIAIFIGAIGLAFLADDGKGKSTRKKSA; this is encoded by the coding sequence TTGCGTCTGACGTTCTGGACTGCCTTCTGGGTCTTCATGCTTGACCAGATTACCAAATATTATGTCGTTCACTGGCTGGGGCTGATCAACGATGCCGACGGCCGGATCGAGGTGCTTCCGCCTTTTCTGGAATTCCGGATGGCGTGGAACCGGGGGGTCAATTTCGGGCTGTTTTCGGATTTCGACATGCGCTGGGTTCTGATCGGCGTGGCCTTTGCGATCACATTGGGGGTGCTGTGGTGGCTGCAGCGAACCGGCGGCACCAAATGGGTATATATCGCGGCCGGCTTTCTGGTTGGCGGGGCCATGGGCAACGTCATCGACCGGCTGCTTTACGGGGCAGTTGCGGATTTTTTGAACATGTCCTGCTGCGGGATCAACAACCCTTATGCGTTCAACGTCGCCGATATCGCGATCTTTATCGGTGCGATTGGGCTGGCCTTTCTGGCTGATGACGGAAAAGGGAAAAGCACCCGCAAGAAGAGCGCGTGA
- a CDS encoding DNA recombination protein RmuC, whose protein sequence is MIQIGEQSFALDDPMVIAALIGAVCVLLILVLLIMTVRRAGRSTDAVQYVAGQVGRLAQDVQALGQGQHQLAGNIQTVSDAQANAQIHVVQTMETRLAAVQAQMAEKLADNALRSARSLSEMQERMKDTLTGSSEKTTKSLTALQERLATIDKAQTNIEKLSGDVLSLQDILSNKQTRGAFGEIQLQDIVSKALPADSFTWQATLSNNKRADCLIHLPNPPGPIVIDAKFPLEAYEALVTADSKADKDRAATALGQAVRTHIKKISESYLIEGETADGALMFLPSEAVYAELHSRLAHIVREGFAARVWIVSPTTCMATLNTMRAILKDARMREQTGAIRKELALLGGDVDRLVTRVGNLDRHFGQAAKDIEDIKISAEKAGKRAHRLDQFDFEELAADEPAKVVPLSQPRNSQS, encoded by the coding sequence ATGATCCAGATTGGCGAACAAAGCTTTGCGCTTGATGATCCCATGGTGATCGCGGCGTTGATCGGGGCAGTTTGCGTGCTGTTGATCTTGGTGCTGCTGATCATGACGGTCCGCCGTGCGGGCCGGTCTACAGATGCCGTGCAATATGTTGCCGGGCAGGTCGGACGCCTTGCACAGGATGTTCAGGCCCTTGGACAAGGACAACACCAGCTTGCCGGCAACATCCAGACCGTCAGCGACGCGCAAGCCAACGCGCAAATCCATGTGGTGCAGACGATGGAAACGCGACTGGCAGCAGTACAGGCGCAAATGGCGGAAAAACTGGCTGATAATGCGCTGCGGTCCGCCCGGTCACTGTCCGAGATGCAGGAACGGATGAAGGATACGCTGACTGGCTCCTCTGAAAAGACCACCAAAAGCCTGACTGCGTTGCAGGAACGCCTGGCCACGATCGACAAGGCGCAAACCAATATCGAAAAGCTGTCGGGTGATGTGCTGTCGCTGCAGGATATCTTGTCGAACAAGCAAACGCGGGGCGCATTTGGGGAAATCCAGTTGCAGGATATCGTGTCCAAGGCACTGCCGGCAGACAGCTTTACCTGGCAGGCAACGCTGTCGAACAACAAGCGGGCTGATTGCCTCATCCATTTGCCAAACCCGCCCGGACCCATTGTGATTGACGCCAAATTCCCGCTTGAGGCCTACGAGGCGCTTGTCACTGCAGACAGCAAAGCCGACAAGGACCGGGCCGCCACAGCGCTGGGTCAGGCTGTCCGCACCCATATCAAGAAGATTTCCGAAAGCTACCTGATCGAAGGTGAAACGGCGGATGGGGCATTGATGTTCCTACCGTCCGAGGCTGTCTATGCAGAACTACACAGCCGCCTGGCGCACATCGTCAGGGAAGGGTTTGCGGCCCGTGTCTGGATCGTGTCGCCCACCACCTGCATGGCCACGCTCAACACAATGCGGGCGATCCTGAAAGATGCCCGCATGCGTGAACAGACCGGCGCCATCCGCAAGGAACTGGCCCTGCTGGGCGGTGATGTGGACCGGTTGGTGACGCGGGTCGGCAATCTTGACCGGCATTTTGGACAGGCCGCCAAGGATATCGAGGATATCAAGATATCAGCTGAAAAGGCAGGCAAACGGGCGCATCGTCTTGATCAGTTCGACTTTGAAGAACTCGCCGCGGACGAGCCTGCCAAGGTGGTCCCACTGTCACAGCCCCGCAATTCGCAAAGCTAA
- a CDS encoding DUF3035 domain-containing protein, whose translation MRAIIVFGLALSLLGACGNTDRPLRDLQAAGGGPDEFAVIPQRPLAIPTTAALPQPTPGGTNRADPTPKADAIAALGGAASLQIAGGVPVQDQGLIAHTSRYGVEPGIRATLAAADEARLNRRRATNVFNPLGRDRYFAAYAGQVLDAPAELARLRAAGVAVSQGPTPQ comes from the coding sequence ATGCGTGCGATCATTGTGTTTGGTCTGGCTTTAAGCCTGCTGGGAGCATGTGGAAATACGGACCGGCCATTGCGCGACCTGCAGGCGGCTGGCGGCGGCCCCGATGAATTTGCGGTGATCCCGCAGCGCCCGCTGGCCATTCCGACCACCGCCGCGCTGCCGCAGCCAACACCGGGCGGGACCAACCGGGCAGACCCGACACCCAAGGCAGATGCGATTGCAGCACTTGGCGGCGCTGCCAGCTTGCAGATTGCGGGCGGCGTTCCGGTGCAGGATCAAGGGCTGATCGCGCATACCAGCCGCTACGGGGTCGAACCGGGTATCCGTGCGACACTTGCCGCCGCGGACGAGGCCCGGTTGAACCGCAGACGGGCCACCAATGTATTCAACCCGCTGGGACGCGACCGCTATTTCGCGGCTTATGCAGGGCAGGTATTGGATGCCCCGGCCGAATTGGCCCGGTTGCGCGCGGCCGGTGTTGCGGTGTCGCAGGGACCAACCCCGCAGTAA
- the purH gene encoding bifunctional phosphoribosylaminoimidazolecarboxamide formyltransferase/IMP cyclohydrolase: MTNLAPLRRALLSVSDKTGLVDLARALAERGVELLSTGGSAQALRDAGLDVRDVADVTGFPEMMDGRVKTLHPVVHGGLLARRDIAAHRDAMAEHDIGPIDLLVVNLYPFEETVAKGGTFDACIENIDIGGPAMIRSAAKNHAFVTVVTDVEDYGDVIASLDANDGQTTLALRQRLAQTAYARTAAYDTAVSTWMAGAVGADTPRRRSFSATFKQTMRYGENSHQRAAFYTDGTGRRGVATAIQHQGKELSYNNINDTDAAFELVAEFDPVDGPAVAIIKHANPCGVARGATLTEAYRNAFDCDRTSAFGGIVALNQPLDEDTAKAIVEIFTEVVIAPGASAEARAVFAAKKNLRLLTTDGLPDPSAPATTYRQVAGGVLVQDKDTGYVGMNDLRVVTKKTPTNAQMADLLFAWKVAKHVKSNAIVYVKDKATVGVGAGQMSRLDSALIAAKKAERMAEAMGLPQPLTIGSAVASDAFFPFADGLMEAAAAGATCVIQPGGSMRDDEVIAAADEAGIAMVFTGMRHFKH; the protein is encoded by the coding sequence ATGACCAACCTCGCACCACTGCGCCGCGCGCTACTTTCTGTGTCTGACAAAACGGGGCTGGTTGATCTGGCCCGCGCCCTCGCGGAACGCGGGGTGGAATTGCTGTCCACCGGCGGATCGGCGCAGGCGCTGCGCGATGCTGGTCTGGATGTGCGCGACGTTGCTGACGTCACCGGATTTCCCGAAATGATGGACGGGCGGGTCAAGACGCTGCACCCGGTGGTCCATGGTGGCTTGCTTGCCCGCCGGGATATTGCCGCACATCGCGACGCAATGGCGGAACATGACATTGGCCCCATCGACCTGCTGGTCGTCAATCTTTACCCGTTCGAGGAAACCGTCGCCAAGGGCGGCACATTCGATGCATGTATCGAGAATATTGATATCGGCGGGCCTGCGATGATCCGCTCTGCGGCGAAAAACCACGCCTTTGTGACGGTTGTCACCGATGTGGAAGACTATGGCGATGTGATCGCATCGCTTGATGCAAATGACGGGCAAACAACCCTGGCGCTGCGGCAGCGTCTTGCCCAGACAGCCTATGCCCGCACAGCCGCCTATGACACAGCCGTCAGCACATGGATGGCAGGCGCAGTTGGGGCTGATACCCCGCGCCGCCGGTCATTCAGCGCGACATTCAAGCAAACCATGCGCTACGGCGAAAACAGCCATCAACGCGCAGCATTCTACACCGATGGAACCGGACGGCGCGGCGTTGCAACCGCCATTCAGCATCAGGGCAAAGAGCTGTCTTACAACAACATCAACGACACAGATGCCGCATTCGAGCTGGTCGCGGAATTCGACCCGGTGGACGGACCGGCCGTTGCAATCATCAAACACGCCAACCCTTGTGGGGTGGCACGCGGCGCCACATTGACCGAGGCGTACCGCAATGCGTTTGATTGTGATCGCACCAGTGCCTTTGGCGGCATCGTGGCGCTGAACCAGCCGCTGGACGAGGACACCGCCAAGGCCATTGTCGAGATCTTTACCGAGGTCGTGATCGCGCCGGGCGCATCGGCCGAGGCCCGTGCCGTCTTTGCGGCAAAAAAGAACCTGCGATTGCTGACCACTGATGGGCTGCCGGACCCAAGCGCGCCCGCCACGACCTATCGGCAGGTGGCCGGGGGTGTGCTGGTTCAGGACAAGGACACCGGATATGTGGGCATGAACGACCTGCGGGTTGTGACAAAGAAGACGCCCACCAACGCACAGATGGCCGATCTACTTTTCGCATGGAAAGTGGCCAAACACGTCAAATCCAACGCCATCGTCTACGTCAAGGACAAGGCAACCGTCGGGGTGGGTGCCGGGCAGATGTCGCGCCTGGACAGTGCCTTGATCGCCGCCAAAAAGGCAGAGCGTATGGCAGAGGCAATGGGGTTGCCCCAACCGCTGACGATCGGATCGGCCGTCGCCTCGGACGCGTTCTTTCCCTTTGCCGATGGATTGATGGAGGCCGCCGCAGCCGGTGCAACCTGCGTCATTCAACCTGGCGGCTCGATGCGTGATGACGAAGTCATCGCCGCCGCAGATGAGGCCGGCATCGCCATGGTCTTTACCGGCATGCGCCATTTCAAGCACTAG
- the mutL gene encoding DNA mismatch repair endonuclease MutL yields MITADPQIKPRPLIRQLDEAAINRIAAGEVLERPASAVKELVENAIDAGATRIEVVIADGGKTLIRVTDDGCGISAEDLPLALSRHATSKIDGSDLLNINSFGFRGEALPSLGAVGRLRITSRVSGADAACINVAGGQVSAVKPAALTTGTVVELRDIFYATPARLKFLRTDRAEAQAIGDVVKRLAMAEPFISFILRDATGGDSRVVFRTDAETGDLFDALHGRLRRVLGKDFAENALAIDMERDGFHLTGYAALPTYSRGAAIAQFLFVNGRPVRDKMLLGALRAAYMDVLSRDRHPVAALFVTCDPTLVDVNVHPAKAEVRFREPGVVRGLIVSGLRHALADAGHRASTTVATATLGAMTPETTTPRNYQMERPSFSAMSMTFQAQAPGFAEVPSARIEPEAPAPTNHLPLGAARAQVHENYIIAQTETGIVIVDQHAAHERLVYEKLKQQMTENGVAAQALLIPEIVELSATEIAQLMEIADDLGRLGLTLEPFGGTAIAVRETPAILGEVNAANMLRDILDELADQGHSASLQSKIEAILSRVSCHGSIRSGRRMQGDEMNALLREMEATPLSGQCNHGRPTYVELKLADIERLFGRT; encoded by the coding sequence ATGATCACAGCTGACCCCCAGATAAAGCCTCGCCCCCTCATCCGGCAACTGGATGAGGCTGCCATAAACCGGATCGCCGCGGGCGAGGTATTGGAACGCCCGGCCTCTGCCGTCAAAGAGCTGGTCGAGAATGCCATTGATGCCGGCGCCACCCGGATCGAGGTTGTGATCGCCGATGGGGGCAAGACGCTGATCCGGGTCACTGATGATGGTTGCGGCATTTCGGCAGAGGATCTGCCATTGGCGCTATCCCGACATGCGACGTCGAAAATTGATGGCTCTGACCTGCTGAATATCAATTCCTTCGGGTTCCGGGGCGAGGCATTGCCATCGCTAGGGGCCGTTGGGCGGTTGCGCATCACCAGCCGGGTCAGTGGGGCGGATGCGGCCTGCATCAATGTTGCTGGCGGACAGGTCAGCGCGGTCAAGCCTGCGGCACTGACAACCGGCACCGTGGTTGAATTGCGCGATATCTTCTATGCCACACCCGCCCGTTTGAAATTCCTGCGCACGGATCGGGCCGAGGCACAGGCAATCGGCGACGTGGTCAAGCGCCTTGCCATGGCCGAGCCATTTATCAGCTTTATCTTGCGCGATGCGACAGGGGGTGACAGCCGAGTAGTCTTTCGGACCGACGCCGAAACAGGGGATTTGTTTGACGCGCTGCACGGTCGCCTTCGGCGGGTTCTGGGCAAGGATTTCGCGGAAAACGCGCTTGCCATTGATATGGAACGCGATGGATTTCACCTGACAGGATATGCAGCACTGCCCACATATTCGCGCGGCGCTGCCATCGCCCAGTTTCTATTCGTCAATGGCCGACCGGTCAGGGACAAGATGCTGCTGGGGGCCTTGCGGGCGGCTTATATGGATGTTCTGTCGCGGGACCGGCATCCGGTGGCCGCACTCTTCGTCACCTGCGATCCCACACTTGTTGATGTCAACGTACACCCGGCCAAGGCCGAGGTTCGGTTTAGGGAACCCGGGGTTGTTCGGGGTCTGATCGTGTCCGGCCTGCGCCATGCGCTGGCGGATGCCGGGCATCGGGCCTCAACAACTGTGGCCACAGCGACCCTGGGCGCAATGACGCCAGAGACTACGACACCGCGCAACTATCAGATGGAGCGGCCCAGCTTCAGCGCAATGTCAATGACGTTCCAGGCACAGGCCCCCGGTTTCGCCGAGGTCCCATCAGCCAGAATAGAGCCAGAGGCACCCGCCCCAACCAATCATCTGCCGCTTGGGGCCGCCCGCGCGCAGGTGCATGAGAACTATATCATCGCACAGACCGAAACCGGGATCGTGATTGTCGATCAGCACGCCGCACATGAACGGCTGGTCTATGAAAAGCTGAAACAGCAAATGACCGAAAACGGCGTTGCGGCCCAGGCGTTGCTGATCCCCGAAATCGTCGAACTATCGGCCACTGAAATTGCTCAACTGATGGAGATTGCAGACGACCTTGGGCGCTTGGGACTGACGCTGGAACCTTTTGGCGGAACAGCCATCGCTGTCCGCGAGACCCCCGCCATTCTGGGCGAGGTGAATGCCGCAAATATGTTGCGCGATATTCTGGACGAATTGGCCGATCAGGGGCACAGCGCCAGCCTGCAATCCAAGATCGAGGCGATCCTCAGCCGCGTGTCCTGCCATGGGTCCATTCGGTCAGGCCGCCGGATGCAGGGGGACGAGATGAATGCACTTTTGCGCGAGATGGAGGCGACGCCGCTATCGGGCCAGTGCAACCATGGCCGCCCAACCTATGTCGAACTCAAGCTGGCTGATATCGAGCGGCTGTTTGGCCGCACATGA